In the Bos javanicus breed banteng chromosome 4, ARS-OSU_banteng_1.0, whole genome shotgun sequence genome, cccaagagtaggacatggcttTGAGACTAAATCATCACCTTATTCTCTGCTTATAACTGATCTAGTAAATGGCTCAATGGATTTTAAAGATGTAAAATTAGAGAAGTCTTATAAAGATAGCATTTTACTCTATTATAGAGGTCTATCAGGGAGCATATATTGattggcacaaagtgaagaaaataTCTCATTTCAAGTTTTACTAGCAAGTTTTCAAGATGATAGTTTTCTTTGTAAGACAGGGAAGCAGCAGAACCTTAAGCCATAGGCAAAGCTTCCCCTGAGGACATGCTATATGAAgaatttaaattttcctttgtctTGGACTCCTGTCCAAGACGGTCATGTTGCATCTGCTTTGAACCTCTTCTGATTCCTTCTACTTAGCCTTCAGTGCAGTCTTCTCACGTAGCCTTTCTTGAACCAATTCTCTGAATTTAGTATGACAGTAGCAACACAACAGGTGAGTTCTAGGTGGTGTCCAGACGCAAAATCAGCAGGGATCTAACGCAAAGCTAAGAGTAGAACAAAGGGGCATCTGCATATGGATAACTTACAAGGGGTCTTAACAGTcttaatgatgatgataaagaaGCTGTCATTTATTGTATAATATTTCTCAGGCATTAACCTAAGTGCTTTGCATGGATGGTATTATTTCAATCTAACACTCCTATAACTTTGTTACTATTGCTATTTCTggtttacagatcaggaaacagaggcacagagtgtTAAAATAACTTTCTCAAGATCACACAACTCATGTTATCAAAAGtgacagagaaaaggagaaaaaggcaaggaaaaaaacagagcttCTCTGGAGTATCTCAGCAACAGGAGTTTGTGGACCACCTATTTATTGTGTTGAAATTAATGCAATTCTGTCACTCTGACATCAGTTTTCAAGCTTCTTCATTCCCAATTTAAAATCCCAAGAGAATGCATCTGATAGGTCCGGCTTTGGTCTGTTCTTGGTAAGTTAATAAGCTCTAATCAGCTGTACAGTAATGTAATACAGATATGGTCATCCCTATATAGAAGGGGCCCTTCCTAGAAATGCAGTAGTGGTTGTTAAGTGGGCAGCTACTCCAAGTAGTATCTGTTATATGAGTTAATGATGTAAGAAGCTATGACATCTGTGTACAATTTTCTGCAGCTGATACATGGTCAAGAATAATAATTACAGTCATTACATACTCTTGGtataagataggctcaaggatgtattgtacaatataagcaatataaccaatattttgtaaaaatataaatggaaaaaactttattttataataaactataagtGGAAAGCAACCTTTAAAATTGcatgaaataaaacattaaaaaaacaaatatcaaatcatacaTTGTACTCTTGAAAGTAATATGTTATAAGTCacttatgcttcaataaaaaaagaaacaaagaaaaaaaccaacaaaaatcacatccattaaataaaatacatagggtGTAAGtgctataatttttttatttctctggagtGGTGGATATATATTGACTGAATTGCAAATGATATATTATCTCTGTTTCCTTAATATGGAAAACTCCCTGAAGAAGCTCAAATTAACCTGAAATGATGGACTTCTATTTCTTCAATTTTTGACAGCATGTTCTTTCAGCTAATTGTGAATGAACCACCTGCTGAAAACAACCAAAAATGCTgggttaaaaaatcaaataaattgaTGTACTAGTAACAAGTGAAGAAAATCTCACAGGGGATAAAAAGAAAGGcagcaagaaaaatgaaagcatactGAGAAGTAAGTGAGGGCCAGTGGGCTTCATGCCTGTCTTGATCAGGGGACTCCAGAAGAAAAAGTCTCCCTTGAGAATCTATAACAAGCCACTTTGATTTGAGGCCCAAATTCATTCAATCTGTACAATCCAATAAACCTCAAGTGGATAATTTAATCTGGTACTAGAATTGATGGTGCCTCCAAGAAATTTACAGAAGCAAATTCTAATAATCTCTAGGAAAACTTAGTtttaactatgctgctgctgctgctaagtcgcttcagtcgtgtccgactctgtgagaccccatagacggcagcccaccaggctcccccgtacctgggattctccaggcaaaaacactggagtgggttgccatttccttctccaatgcatgaaagtgaaaagtgaaagtgaagtcactcagtcgtgtccgactctagcagcctaccaggctcctccgcccatgggattttctaggcaaaagtaccggagtggggtgccattgctttctccgagttTTAACTATGGCCTGTAAGAATTTCCAGTTACAATCCCAGAAACACACCACAGAGTCACAGATAATAACCCACAAGGAGGCAGACACCATGTGCAAAAGTTAGGAGAAACAGCAAACAGCACAAAAGACCCATAACATTTTCAGTACTGGATTTAAcagagtactgctgctgctgctgctaaatcacttcagtcgtgtccgactctgtgcgaccccatagacggcagcccaccaggctccccagtccctaggattctccaggcaagaacactggagtgggttgccatttccttctccaatgcatgaaagtgaaaagtgaaagtgaagtcgctcagtcatgtccaactcttagagaccccatggactgtagcctaccaggaaccgcagtccatggggttttccaggcaagagtactggagtggggtgccatcaccttctccattaaCAGAATACAGACTATTCTTAATTTGTATaggaaattagaaaatggcagaaaaagagaagcaaacagaACTCATAAAACTAAAAAGTGTTTGAAAAATTTGAGATGGACCATATAAAAGAAAGGCTAAGAGAAATGGAGGATAAAGTGAGAAATTCTTACCAATGTCCTATAGATGTTCTAAgatataatggagaaaaataagaaataacacTAAAAAGATAAAGGGTGGGAATTTTCTATAATTGTTGCAGGACATTATTCCTGAGATTTAGAAATCCTCTTAAATCCTAAGCATGGTTAAaaaaagtttgtgtgtgtgtgtgtgtgtgtgtgtgctttcaaggcaagagaaagggagggaaggaaggaattcAAACCTAGATTCACCACTGTGaattgcaaaaatataaaaaatgtcttaaaaacagccagaagaaggaagggagggaggaagatttAAGTCGCtaaatcctgtccgactcttggaacctcatggactgtagcccgcctggctcctgtgtccatgggattttccaggcaagaatactggagtggattgccatttccttctccaggggatcttcctgacctaggaatcgaacccaagtctcctgcattgcaggcagattctttaccaactgagctatgagggaagccccagattttagataaaagtacagaaaataaACTAGGTAATTCTCATTGAGACTCAGGTAAATTTCCTTCGCGATTCACCAATCTGACAGGTAACTCTCCTGATTaagaactgtggaaaagtctAGTGTATaagaaaaaggagggagaaaagaaatgcaaatacatAACGTGTTTCAGCTCcaatatgaaaaacagaaatagaatattaAATTATGAACTAAAGACACATTtccctggggggaaaaaaagttaagtAAAGACAGGTGAAAAATAACAATACCCAATCTCTATTGAGTGTTAAcgtttttaagaaaaaggaaacaaactcaGCAGTGAAGGGCTAAATATAACACGGTTGAACAAACGCGGGAAGTAATCGAAAGAAAAAGACAACGTCCGGGGTGACAGACGTTtaatacagtttatttattcaaccTTATATAGTTATTGCAAAAATAACCCATTAGATATTAAGACATCATCCGTTATTCCTGGTTGCTCACTTTTTTTCCCGTGAAGGTGTACgtatatgtcaattacattaGAATGAAGACGAGACGGACCTCAAAATACAGTGTATAACAGGCTATCGAGAACTATTGATGCATCTTTCAATACAGGAAATATTTATTCTATGTTCTAAGTGTAAACTATTTTAGTTATACGGTAGCCAACCAGACGTCCCATTTGTGTATTTGGGACTGTTTACTGAGGATACATTCCAGGAACGAGCTCTGTTTTAAACAATCCCAATTGCCCGAACTTTGCTGATTATTCTAGCGTTAGAACCTTCGCCGTCTGCCTAGCACTACTTGAAATCCATGACTCACAAACGTCGGGGCATGGAATCACAGCAAGAAAGAACAGGTGAAAAGTTCTTCCCAGTTGTGTTCTGCAGGAGCATACAACTCCCGTCATCCCCCgtgaaaaaatcaacaaataaatagCGGCACCGCATTTCAGATTCTGCTGCGCACGGCTCGCACCGGCGCCTGGTTTTTGTAGTTTCCACGTGGAGAACTGCCAGCAAGTTCAAGCTTGTTGGGGAGGGACTAAAACTACACTTCCCACAAGGGCGCGGGGGCGGGGTCCAGTCGGTTGCGTCATTGATTCAGCCAGCCAATGACCGCTCCGGGCGGCGGTGAGGCAAGCGCCGTCAGGCGCCaaagtgcctttttttttcttttttttttttttccgccggAGCCGAGCGGGTGCTGCTAGCGGAGGCGCCATATTGGAAGAGACAAAACTCCGGCGACAGCGAGTGACACAAATAAACCCCTGGACCCCCTCGCTCCCCCAGCTCTAAGGGCCACGATGTTGTACCTAGAGGACTATCTGGAAAGTGAGTGGGCGGCGCTGGCTGGCCCGTCCGGGGTACCTGCGGGCGGGTGAGGGCGGGAGTAGACCGGCTGGCGGGATggcgggagggagggggaggcgggggaTGTTTCTTTCTCACGGTAACTGGCAGCCTCGTTGTGGGCTGCGGGCTCTCTCGACCCCCCTcgacgcacgcacacacgcagtGACGTAAACGCGTACTTTCGCCGTTGGCCTCGCCCCTCTGACGGAATCTCCTTTTGACAGTGATTGAGCAGCTTCCAATGGACCTGAGGGATCGCTTCACTGAGATGCGCGAGATGGACCTGCAGGTGCAGAGTAAGTCGGCGCGTTTGCCCTTGTTCGCTGCGCGCGTTCAGTGACAGACTTACGTGCCATCGACGTCAGCGGCTCTGGTGTTTGGCTCTCCTCCGGCTCATTCGCTAGTACAGAAGGAGTTGTCAAAAAGAACTGGCAATGCCAAATCTTGCCTCTTCTGTCTACCACACTACTTTTCTCCTGACTTACAAGAGAAGGTGGCATTAGAGCACGTATGCTCCTTTCTCGAATTTGGGACTGTGCAATAAAAGTTTCTGTACTTTTTTGAGAATGTAGATACGATTTAGTGCACATCGGCATAGATGTTGCGAAGATTTTGACTTGAGACTTTATGTGTAGAACATAGATTTcagcatttatatttttgttaaagtTGATGCTAGGCAAAATTCAAGAGCGGACAACACATAGAAGCAGAGGTTATATGTAGTTATTTAGAGACTGTGGTGAACTTGGAACGTCCCATTTGAAAAGTTACACGATAAAGGATGCATTCTCAACTGTCAAACAGTATGATAGTTTGTCagtcaaaatgggaaaggaaataaaattttacagtaAAGCTTCTTGTCTGCTGTagcaaaattttttatttttcttttggttataGCTTGGTGGTCAGGATACTTTTTCCCTAAAATAACCTTGCTGTTTCACAGAGCAGTATTTAGTTTATATGGTCATGTTTTTGATTTAGAGAGGGTAGAGAATAAATAACTTTAGAGGTAACAAggcaaaattttgaaataagaaaacagcGCTCAGTACGCTTGGAGTCCATCATGCTCTGAAAGAACCTCACACACCTTCCCCCTTTGTGAAATGAGTATAATATAGCTGATCCAGCTGTCTTGTAGAGatactatattaaaaattaagaatgtgAAATGAATGATGTGATACGTAATTAAAGTGTATAACCCAGTGTACTTTGTTGGCTGCGTGTCACTCCTTTGGTTCGGAAAAGTGTAAGTACTCCTTAACTGTTTAAGGGCTATTCCTGCAGAAGACATTTTTTGATCCCCTGTGTTCTAGCTGTATTTAGACTATACATAGAATTAGGTTTGAGGTAAATTTCTTGTGCTGACAgattttcttagaaaagtatagtTAGGGGAAGATCTGGATTTTGGGGTGTGATAAGGAGGAAAGGAGTATCACGGAAAGCAATCAGAGAACAGAACGTTCCAGAGTGGGAATCTTGAGGTAGCTAAGAACCTGTCCCCCCACTTCTCTACCACCGCTGCACACACTTCCATACCCATTGATCatgacttttcttttctcagcctcCTGTTGGTTTTATGTGGTACATAATGCAAGGTGATACATCATGGAAGTCACCTTTTGTTCACATTATAGTGTAAAAGTCTGAATTCTGTATTTCTTCACCTTGCTCACAAAATTCATTTTAACTTTAATGTAATTGAAATGCTAAACATTTGCTAAAGTGGTATTTTCTACAGGATGGAGCATAGTCATCAGATAGATCTGAGTTCATTTTAGGGCTTAACTGACTTAATTCATTGGCCTTAACCACATTACCACTTCTGAGGGATTTTTATGGTCTTGAGGattaaaagaaatacacataaatTAGAATGTTTAGTACCTGATACAAAAGTGGGCATTCAATAAAGGGTAGTTGTTATTTTGTACTTTATATCACAAATGTTAAGTTCTCTAACAATTTCGACTTGATTATATAAATCAGAGGTTTTTTTAAACTAGCATTTTTTACAATAATTAGAATTGTCTAAATTTAATAGGTATTACGAATTAACAAGAGATACCTCTTTGTAAGGTAAGAGATGCACTATTGAGCACTGCAGATCTCCCAAACAATATAGTAAAAACTTTTCCTCAGTTTACCCAGCAACAAAATccctttacttttttctcttttagcatAGAAATGACTGTTCTTAGcacacatttcagaaaaaaacttaCTTCAGATAAATAATATTGTATATGTGGTGCTTAATGGTATATAACAAAaggttaaaacatttttatcacattttcttATTGAAAGAAAAGTGAGGATTATCTAGTAGTGCTTTCAATAAGAAATTGTGTTTGGGCACATCTGCCTGACTTAATACCATTAGTTTGTGACCCCAAGCCTGTACTAGCCAACAACTATGGGATGGAATCTATATTTGGTGACTGCTTTGACTATCAGAAACAGTTTTgaagtaacaaaaataaattttcactaGGGGAAAATTATAACTTTTACTAAGGTAAttagtaaattatatatatattacacttaTATTTATAAAGTACACTTATTAGAGTATATATTTACAGTATatttatattagagtataatatatatttattattgcataaagtatatttatattattacaaCATGACATATTTAAATTACAGACCAAGTAAAAGAATGTATGTGATcagatattttacaaaataaattgtCAGTAGGGaaagttataatttttctttactaagataattaagatatatttattaattttattagaacGTGACATATTTAAGTTACAGACCAAGTAAAAGAGTGTATGTAGTCAGATATTTTCACATCACATCTTTCTTCACATCAAAGCATGTATATTCAGTGTATGAGTTTGGTCATCTAAatatgaaatgtttttattatgtcCTAGATGCAATGGATCAGCTAGAACAAAGAGTCAGTGAATTCTTcatgaatgcaaagaaaaataagccaGAGTGGCGAGAAGAACAAATGGCATCCATCAAAAAGGTGTGTTCAACACTCTGGATGATTTATCTGTAAATTCTGGAACTCTTCGAGGAAGATAGGGGATTCCCAGGAgtcacaatggtaaagaatccacctgccaggagacctaagagactcggatttcatccctgggtcaggaagatcccctgcaataggaaatggcaacctgctccagtattctagcctgaaaaatttcatggacggaggagcctggcaggctacagtccatggggtcacaaaagactgaACACGACTTTCAGCAGTtgaaaattggacatgactgagcaactgagcacagcacagctgaggaagatattttaatattaaatagttTGGGGGATATCAAAATGAGGAAAAGTTATCAATAgctctttagaattttaaaatgatgtacaaaattaaaaatgattcatTACATTTTAGAGCTTCAGGTGTAGGAACTTTTAAACATTGAAGCATTTTGGTAATTTAGATCTATTGGGTCGGCCAAAAAGCTCATTCAGCGCataaaatgttatggaaaaactcgAATGACATTTTTGACCAACTCAATATAGTATCTTCCAATTTGGGCAACAGACTGGGATGAAAATTAGCAATCTTGAAGCATATTTCATATATTGCTAAGTACCTACGTTGGCGGAATCACAGGAGAACAGAATCCTGACAAGTTTTGTAGTACTTAGAGCTCCCTTCCAGATTAGAATGAGTAGCAGCTCTCCCCTCAAGGTTTGCTTTAAAGATACGATCTAGTTAATTTGGGGACATATTGGAAGAACGATCTACAAGCCCTGGATTTACTCATGACTGCAGTTTGACTTTGTGATGTGGGACATGTCCTTTAATATCTCTGAGTAATAATGGCTCTCTTACCCTTAaccttcatagaattgttcaagaATCAACTGAGAAAGAAATTTGGAAACTACTGGTGTTATTTATTTTACCACGTGGAGGGAATATTACTCTGTTAGGAACAAAAACTTGAGAATCTTTTATAGAATTAACCCTGACTTGCAGGATACCTGGAGGCCCAAGTGTGTGTGAGTATAGACATCACACATATACATCTTAAGTCATTCATCATCCCTTTTTCCTACTAGGTTTTTGGTGTAGCACAGCTTGGATATACCCTAAAAACTCTTGACACTTCATGGAAATTcatagaatttaagaaaaaatagtttGCTTTATACTGGGGAGAATTGATACCTAACTTAAAATGAGAGTTATAGAACAACTGCATAATGGATGTGCGGGTCAGAAGCCTTTCAGTAGTTGTTtgtaataagttttaaaaatggagaacGTAAATACTCTTTACAAATTAGATGAATcctaaataacatttatttttaaagaaaaataattactcttTGGCTCACATAATTTTTACTAGTATAGCTAGACTTGGATGGTGTTTATTTGttatctcttttctcttcctttaatcCTTGGTTGTTGTCTAAAATTTCTAATACTATCTCATCCCCACCCTATCCCTAACTGTATTTTTTATGGCTCTGTATAATGTGTGTTCctgagtgcttagtcacttagtcatgtctgactctttgcaaccccatggactgtagtccaccaggttcctctgtccatgggattctccaggcaagaatactggagtagataaccattctcttttccaggggatcgtcccaacacaaggattgaacctgggtctccctcattgcaggttgattctttaccatctgagccaccagggaagccctgtaatgaCTGACAGTGATAACAAGCCATGATAATGAAAATGCAGTTATAGGTCCTGGatacacagatttttaaattattaatttgttCCTGAAACATGAATGTTTTTATTCAGGATTACTATAAAGCTTTGGAAGATGCAGACGAGAAGGTTCAGTTGGCAAACCAGATATATGACTTGGTAAGTAAAAATTAATAGCCATAAGTATTTGAATTATGGATTATGTTTTAAATGATGTTGACTTAAATGTAATAGGAAGGACAGACTAAACTGAATTACTGCTCTTTTGATTGCATTTAACTTCAGAGTTCACTGTCCACTTTTTGGTTTCTTTGTGGAAGAGAGAGAGTCCACAGTCAGTAAGTTAAAAACCTTACATTTAGCCATATCTACGTCACTGTAAGATTGTAGCTGATGTTAGGGTTTTTTGGTATTAAAATAGatgtttaactttattttactaatttttatctTCTTAAGGTAGTGTGTTTACTTGTCTGATAAATCATCTTGAGATTGTTTCTGTGGCAGAACACACCTAAGGGGATTGTGCTGACAGTTCTTCGTAGtctgattaaaatgaaaaagggacTTATTTGAATCTCTTAATAGATAGTACTCAGCTGTCTATTAAGTGATATTCAGTAGATAGTACTCCAGCAACTGGCACATGTGGCAAAACTGGGAAATACAAgattaaataaacttaaaattgtttttcttttttttaacagtagcagcagcacttcTTAACGATTGAAATCACTAAGAAGATAGATATATGCAATATTTCTCAGGCtgttatagtctttttttttttttttttaatgtatagcaTCTCCCAAAGTTTATGTTTTAGGAAATACTCTTTTTTTGGTTCTGCCTCAAAGCAAGTTAAAGCTGGAGACAAATGCTTCCTTTTGATTTGCTTTAGCATATTGATTCATATCTTATTTTTGTCTTGTCTGGGTACAGTTTTTTTATTGAACGGGTACACGTTAATATAGGTGTCATTGGTGAGCAAGACACAGATAAAAGGTGCATATCCCGTACGCTATGCATTGTGAGTGCTATACTAAACTAGAAAATATATGTTGTGTAAAACCACAGAAATGGCTAATTGCTTTGAtatagtgaaaatattttaatggctATAACGACCTAGGCTCTTTTGTTCGTACAGTTACTCTAAAAACAGTTTCATAAAAGACACTGCCTAAAGACGGGTAGAGTGGGCTGGTGGCTTGATTTATGGTGGAATAAACCCAAATAAagttcttaattgttttggtcTTGAATTAAGTCTATAAACATAGAGAAAGACATTATATTTGAATACAAGGCTAATTTGTTTGGTATCATTCTTCCTCACATATAGTGACTAGTTGtcaatctttatttaaaaactacCTGCTTTTTAAACCATGTAGCTCTTTGATTCTaatctttcatttctattttattttactacttttacacctttattaaaagtatttcatgcatttagaaaaagaatatataacaaaCATATGCTTTTTAAATGGGTGTATGTATCCGTCTCTTGTTTACAAACCACACTGTTCATCGACTCTGTACTTGGTGTACTGGAGTTTTATGTAGGTACAGTGGAGGAATGAAGAGTAAATGTTATAAATGCTCCTGACCTCAAGTTAcctagttgggaagatgcccacaGTAAAATGGAGAGCCTGTTACAGAAACATATTAACAAATAAAGATGAATACATTTGGATATTAAAGGGATCTGGTAAAGATTGAACTAAATCAAGCAGAGTTACTGTTGGCTTCTTAGAGGTATGAGATGAGTTTTGAACAGAATTTATTTAGAGCCTCAGGCACCTGGATTCAGCATAGTATTGAGGGGAAAGCATTTCACTAAGAGGTCATGGAAAAACAtagagtgaaaataaaaattaggagtTTTATGAGGGAGACGGATTATTTAGGCTAGAGATTGAAGTAATAAAAAATGATGTAACAAAGTGAATGCAATGTAATGAATGGGTTACAAACCAAGGACCCATAATGGACTCATGCAAATGTGAATTCAGCCACTTCACTGACAGCAGGAATTTGGAAAATTGATATAATCctggaacttcagtttccttatctgtaaaatcacAGAATTGATCTGTGCCTTCCAGTGCTCTCtgggtctctttctctctttcaacaGAGAGAGATAGAAATAGACAAATATAGGTacatctgtatacatatatacacatatctacaTCTGTCTCTGTATCTCTTACCTGTCTGTATCTCTTatctgtctacacacacacacccacacccacccacctcaTAGTTTGGCAGATAGTAGATCCTCACTCTTTAATAAACTCACTTCATCTCATTTCTCTAACAAGTTTTCTACTTTCCTGAAGCCACTGCATCCCTTTGAGCTCTGCCAAATTaaacctgttttttttccccccattcccTCATGATTTATTTCTAAGACtgccttttgctttttctctactctttcctgtctctgtcccatcctttccctcccctttcctttcttttactctCCCCCCGCCCTCCGCTTTCTCCTTATGTCTCATTAAATACTCATTCCATGTGACCATGATATCCTTATTATATAATCCATCCTTCTTGAGATTTTATGTTAATTCATCATCCTCCCACCCTCATGGCCTTTCTCAGTCTCCTTGGGTATCGCTCAGAGTGGTTGGTGTTTGAAAGGGTTCTGTCCTTGACCTTTATTGCTTGTTACTCTGTTCTCTTGGTTCTCTTGTAGAGGTAATTTCCTCTCATCTTCATCCCCAGCTCCAGAGGCCGATGAGACCAAACGCCACACGGTAAAGCGTTGTTCTGTCAAATGCCAGTTTTCCTCTCGTTCCCACTCCCCACTCACCACCCAAGCTGAGAAACATGTTTCCATTACTTTTCCACGTGAACACTTAGCTTTAGCAATTATACCATAATTATTCTTCAAGTTCAGACTTCTCCTCTGAGTATATTCATCTTTATCTGAGAATTGCTAGGCCCTGGAAGTCATCGTGTTAACTCTTAGCTTCTTGTTTTACTTCTCTAACATCATTTCTCATgaataaataattgttaaaatgttaaaaatcaattATGCACCCTCATTAAATTCCTATCGCATTTAACATGTGGAAGGTTAGAGTGCTCTGTGCTGCAGAGGTGAGTGGACAGGATATAGTGTAAGTGTcaaaatacaataatttttatttacagaTCTTCTACCAAATAAACAGTGATACTTCTGTCTGTACAGTTCTACATAGTGGGAGAGTATAACtttcactcattcagcaaatattcataGATATCCAGATATGAGTGGTCACTGGTGCAAAATGGGCAGTAATGATATAGCTGGACAGTGAATAGGGCAAACTATTAAATAAAGATTATTGGAGACTTTGCTAAGGGCTATGAAGGAAATAAACATTGTGGAAAGAGGGGGAAAGAGTGAATAACCAGTGGAGGCTATGAAGAGTCTGCTTATCAGAATAAGCATAGTCCTAAGGAGGTGACCTCTGAGGTAGTTCTTGGAAGGTGAGAAAGAGCCAGCTATGTGACAAGCTTAAGGAAGAACATTTCAAGCAGATGATGGACCAAGTGCAGTGTTTTAGGTGGGTCCTCCCTGATTAAACCGGGAGAGAGGCCAGTGTGGTTGGTGTGTCATGAAGAAGAAGAGAGGTATGAGAGGGACATGCGAACCCAACACTTGCAGGGCTTGAAAGCCAGTGCAGCAGTGTTCTTAGTTTCAGAGCAGTGGGAGGCCAGTGAAGGATTTTAAACTGAGGCATGGAATACACTTTAGAGAAGACTGTATGTATGGCTTTGCCTAAGCATATTACTATGACAGTGTAAAGTAAGCAGGTATTATTTTTACAGCTTTTAAGATACAGCATCTGAGTATAATTAATTGTGTTTGATTCTGCCTCTCAGTGTTTTCTATAGCACAGTATTTAATTGTATTCTTCGTTATTAAAATagcttatttacttttaaaactggtagtaaattttttttatttctgtgaccaGCACCGTACTACTTCATTTATTAAGGGAAAACAAGAGACCACATAAATATCCACAAatgaaga is a window encoding:
- the ING3 gene encoding inhibitor of growth protein 3 isoform X2, which gives rise to MLYLEDYLEMIEQLPMDLRDRFTEMREMDLQVQNAMDQLEQRVSEFFMNAKKNKPEWREEQMASIKKDYYKALEDADEKVQLANQIYDL